A genome region from Erigeron canadensis isolate Cc75 chromosome 3, C_canadensis_v1, whole genome shotgun sequence includes the following:
- the LOC122592116 gene encoding glutathione S-transferase T3-like yields MNRGKKVKDPNFSNLPKKRRNPPHPNNHDVMPPPPPSQRDTFENTYRLQSVDDFLSGMDPLFFSTTPSSRAVNGSVRFEEEEAIPETQVSVKATKGKRDCRGWGKDEEKCLAKAWLNVFEDPYTGNAQTANSFWGKVKFQMDEHLKRDSGRTPEMCRSKWKDLKLKVSGFCGIYNAKKSKMSSGQSDEDVFKAAVALYMRKYNNKFGFPHGICEESGSKRARTEGSVHVRSSGEASVHIDLNEEQLEQEEEGGNDMDNAPVHPARPVPPRRRAKGKQPSTSASTTSEEFLKMVAELKCDNEDKKRIREDKMQMQRVMMDNYMAAEEARKKKEEEMTRMVQMQQRHNDMDFVIRPHDHLSGGMLEMVLAQKRDICEKYG; encoded by the exons atgaatAGGGGAAAGAAAGTAAAAGACCCAAATTTCTCCAATCTACCCAAAAAACGTAGAAATCCACCACATCCAAACAACCACGATGTTATgccaccacctcctccttcgCAAAGAGACACCTTCGAAAATACGTATCGGCTACAATCCGTTGATGATTTCCTTAGTGGAATGGACCCACTGTTTTTCTCAACCACCCCGTCAAgtagggctgtaaacggttcggttcggttcg aagaagaggaagcaaTACCCGAGACCCAAGTCTCGGTTAAAGCGACTAAAGGTAAAAGAGATTGTCGTGGATGGGGGAAGGATGAagaaaagtgtttggcaaaagctTGGTTAAACGTTTTCGAGGATCCATACACCGGAAACGCCCAAACGGCCAATTCGTTTTGGGGGAAGGTGAAGTTTCAGATGGATGAACACTTGAAACGTGATTCGGGACGTACCCCGGAAATGTGTCGGtcgaaatggaaggatttgaagcTTAAGGTGTCGGGTTTTTGTGGTATCTACAATGCGAAGAAAAGTAAGATGTCGAGTGGTCAAAGTGACGAGGATGTGTTTAAGGCGGCCGTGGCATTGTATATGCGGaaatacaataacaagttcGGTTTTCCGCAT GGGATTTGTGAGGAGTCGGGTAGCAAAAGGGCAAGAACGGAAGGGTCGGTCCATGTACGTTCATCGGGGGAGGCATCGGTCCATATTGACTTGAATGAGGAGCAGTTGGAGCAAGAAGAGGAGGGTGGGAACGACATGGATAATGCACCAGTACATCCTGCTAGACCCGTGCCACCCCGTCGTAGAGCTAAGGGTAAGCAACCGTCTACATCCGCTTCCACCACATCTGAAGAATTCTTAAAGATGGTCGCTGAGTTGAAATGCGACAACGAAGATAAAAAGCGAATTCGGGAGGACAAGATGCAGATGCAGAGGGTGATGATGGATAACTATATGGCGGCAGAGGAGGCTAGGAAAAAAAAGGAGGAGGAGATGACACGGATGGTCCAGATGCAACAGCGACATAACGATATGGACTTCGTGATCAGGCCACACGATCACCTCAGCGGGGGGATGTTGGAGATGGTTTTGGCGCAGAAACGCGACATTTGTGAGAAGTACGGATGA
- the LOC122590988 gene encoding endoglucanase 17, which yields MAVSFSSFLHHFLLIVTLFSAATTAFPGHRTRRVASHNYKDALTKSLIFFEGQRSGRLPPNQRMTWRKDSGLSDGAAMKVDLVGGYYDAGDNVKFGFPMAFTTTMLSWSVLEFGGLMKSELGNAKEAIYWATDYLLKATAEPDVIYVQVGDATKDHACWERPEDMDTPRTVIKIDRNTPGTEVAAETAAALAAASLVFRKSDRSYSKLLLNRAIRVFQFADKYRGSYSNGLKNFVCPYYCSYSGYEDELLWGAAWLHKATRSPKYLNYIQANGQTLGAGETDNTFGWDNKHAGARILLSKAFLVQKLQSLHDYKGHADNFICSLIPGASSSQSQYTPGGLLFKMDDSNMQYVTSTSFLLVTYAKYLTQAKKVVNCGGSIVTPKRLRSIAKKQVDYLLGDNPLKMSYMVGYGARYPLRIHHRGSSLPSISAHPAKIECGSGFSIMHSNTPNPNILIGAVVGGPDEHDHFPDVRSDYFQSEPATYINAPLVGALSYLAHSFGQL from the exons ATGGCCGTTTCTTTCTCCTCTTTTCTCCACCACTTTCTCCTGATTGTCACCCTCTTCTCCGCCGCCACCACGGCGTTCCCCGGCCACCGTACCCGCCGTGTCGCCTCTCATAACTACAAAGACGCCCTCACtaaatctcttattttctttGAAGGCCAAAGGTCAGGCAGACTTCCACCCAACCAGAGGATGACTTGGAGGAAAGACTCTGGTCTTTCTGATGGTGCAGCCATGAAA GTGGATTTAGTAGGAGGGTACTATGATGCAGGGGATAATGTGAAATTTGGGTTTCCAATGGCTTTCACCACCACAATGTTGTCATGGAGTGTGCTTGAATTTGGAGGCCTCATGAAATCTGAGTTGGGAAATGCTAAAGAAGCCATTTATTGGGCTACTGATTATTTACTCAAAGCTACTGCAGAACCAGATGTTATATATGTTCAG GTTGGTGATGCAACAAAGGATCATGCTTGCTGGGAGAGACCTGAGGATATGGACACTCCAAGAACAGTTATAAAGATTGACAGGAATACCCCTGGAACAGAGGTGGCTGCAGAAACAGCTGCTGCTCTAGCTGCTGCTTCTTTGGTTTTTAGAAAGTCTGACCGCTCTTACTCTAAGCTTCTCCTTAACAGGGCCATCAgg GTGTTTCAGTTTGCTGATAAGTATAGAGGTTCATATAGCAATGGGCTTAAGAATTTTGTCTGCCCTTATTATTGCTCTTATTCTGGATATGAG GATGAATTGTTGTGGGGAGCAGCATGGTTACATAAAGCCACAAGAAGCCCAAAATACTTAAATTACATTCAAGCCAATGGCCAAACATTAGGTGCTGGTGAGACTGATAATACTTTTGGGTGGGACAACAAGCATGCTGGTGCCAGAATTCTGTTATCCAAG GCATTTTTAGTCCAAAAGCTGCAATCACTTCATGACTACAAGGGTCATGCTGATAACTTCATATGTTCACTAATTCCAGGAGCATCCTCCTCACAATCTCAATACACCCCAG gtGGTCTTTTATTCAAGATGGATGACTCAAATATGCAATATGTGACTTCTACTTCATTCTTGCTAGTCACCTATGCCAAGTACTTAACCCAAGCCAAAAAGGTAGTAAACTGTGGTGGCTCAATTGTTACCCCAAAACGACTTCGGTCCATCGCAAAAAAACAGGTTGACTACTTATTGGGAGATAATCCATTGAAGATGTCTTACATGGTTGGATATGGTGCAAGATACCCACTAAGGATTCACCACAGAGGATCATCTTTGCCTTCCATTTCTGCACATCCTGCTAAAATCGAATGTGGGTCGGGCTTTTCGATCATGCATTCCAATACCCCTAACCCGAACATACTAATCGGGGCAGTGGTCGGTGGACCGGACGAGCATGACCACTTCCCAGATGTCCGTTCGGATTATTTCCAATCCGAACCGGCTACTTACATCAACGCACCACTTGTTGGTGCGTTGTCTTACTTGGCTCACTCATTTGGGCAACTTTAG
- the LOC122590987 gene encoding sucrose synthase 2: MASSTKLSRTHSMRERVEDTLSAHRNEIVSLLSRYVAQGKAILQPHQILDELENIIGDDASRQKLIDGPFGEVLKTSQECIVRPPFVALAVRPRPGVWEYVRVDAYQLSVEQLSASEYLVFKEELVGQYNSSYILELDFEPFNASFPRPTRSSSIGNGVQFLNRHLSSSMFRNKESLEPLLDFLRTHRHNGHVMMLNDRIHSMTRLQSSLAKAEDYLSKLPSDTAYSEFQYELQGMGFERGWGNNAERILEMMHLLSDILQAPDPSILETFLGRIPMVFDVVILSIHGYFGQANVLGLPDTGGQIVYILDQVRALENEMILKLKHQGLDIKPRILIVTRLIPDAKGTSCNQRLERVSGTEHTHILRVPFRTEKGVLRKWISRFDIWPYLEKFTEDAASEISAELHGTPDLIIGNYSDGNLVASLLSYKMGVTQCNIAHALEKTKYPDSDLYWKKFDEKYHFSCQFTADLLAMNHADFIITSTYQEIAGTKNTVGQYESHSSFTLPGLYRVVHGIDVFDPKFNIVSPGADMTIYFSYTEKEKRLTSLHSTIEKLLFDPEQNDDHIGNLSDRSKPKIFSMARLDHVKNITGLVEWYAKNNKLRELANLVVVAGYNDVKRSSDREEISEIEKMHDLFKKYKLDGQVRWISAQTNRAQNGELYRYIADGRGVFVQPAFYEAFGLTVVEAMTCGLPTFATCHGGPAEIIEDGVSGFHINPYHPDNAAVTMVKFFQKCKEEPDYWVKISESGLKRIYERYTWKIYSERLMTLAGVYSFWKYVSKLERRETRRYLEMFYILKFRDLVKSVPLAVDEP, from the exons ATGGCGTCTTCAACTAAATTGAGCAGAACACACAGTATGCGAGAGCGCGTTGAAGACACGCTTTCCGCTCATCGTAATGAAATTGTTTCTCTTCTTTCCAG gtATGTAGCGCAGGGGAAGGCTATACTGCAACCTCATCAAATACTTGATGAACTTGAGAATATAATAGGTGATGATGCTTCACGTCAAAAGCTTATTGATGGTCCTTTTGGTGAAGTTTTGAAAACCTCTCAG GAATGCATAGTTCGGCCTCCATTTGTAGCTTTAGCTGTTCGTCCGAGACCAGGTGTATGGGAATATGTGCGTGTAGATGCATATCAACTAAGTGTGGAGCAGCTGTCTGCTTCAGAATATCTCGTCTTCAAAGAAGAACTTGTCGGGCA GTATAATAGCTCTTATATACTCGAGCTGGATTTTGAGCCATTCAATGCCTCATTTCCTAGACCAACTCGCTCTTCATCAATTGGCAACGGAGTTCAGTTCCTCAACCGTCACCTCTCTTCTAGCATGTTCCGCAACAAAGAGTCTCTGGAACCACTCCTTGATTTCCTACGCACACACAGACATAACGGGCAT GTAATGATGTTGAATGATCGGATACATAGCATGACTAGACTTCAGTCTTCCTTGGCCAAAGCAGAGGATTATCTTTCTAAGCTGCCTTCTGATACTGCCTATTCTGAGTTTCAATATGA ATTGCAAGGAATGGGTTTTGAGAGAGGATGGGGAAACAATGCTGAAAGAATCCTCGAGATGATGCATCTTCTCTCGGATATTCTTCAAGCCCCGGATCCTTCCATTCTGGAAACTTTTCTTGGTAGAATACCAATGGTCTTTGACGTTGTCATATTATCAATACACGGTTACTTTGGGCAAGCAAATGTTTTGGGCTTGCCGGACACTGGTGGTCAG ATTGTATATATACTGGATCAAGTCCGTGCCTTGGAGAATGAGATGATTCTTAAATTAAAGCATCAGGGACTGGATATCAAACCTAGAATTCTAATT GTGACTCGGTTAATACCTGATGCAAAAGGTACTTCTTGCAACCAGCGATTGGAGAGAGTAAGCGGAACtgaacacacacatatattacGTGTCCCTTTCAGGACTGAGAAAGGGGTACTACGTAAATGGATCTCAAGGTTTGATATATGGCCTTATCTGGAGAAGTTTACAGAG GATGCAGCAAGCGAGATCTCTGCTGAGTTACATGGTACCCCAGATCTTATCATTGGAAATTACAGTGACGGAAATCTTGTTGCTTCTTTGTTATCTTACAAAATGGGAGTAACACAG TGCAACATTGCTCATGCTTTGGAAAAAACAAAGTACCCGGATTCTGATCTATATTGGAAGAAATTTGATGAGAAGTATCACTTTTCTTGTCAATTTACTGCTGATCTTCTGGCCATGAACCATGCAGATTTTATTATCACCAGCACATACCAAGAGATTGCAGGAAC AAAGAATACCGTTGGACAATATGAGAGTCACTCATCCTTCACTCTCCCAGGCCTCTACAGGGTCGTTCATGGTATTGACGTCTTTGATCCGAAGTTTAACATTGTGTCTCCAGGGGCAGATATGACCATATACTTCTCATATACCGAGAAGGAAAAAAGACTAACATCTCTTCATAGTACAATCGAGAAGTTGTTGTTTGACCCTGAGCAGAATGACGACCACAT CGGAAATCTGAGTGATCGGTCCAAACCCAAGATTTTTTCTATGGCAAGACTCGATCATGTGAAAAATATCACGGGTCTGGTTGAATGGTATGCCAAGAATAACAAGCTCAGGGAACTAGCAAATCTTGTTGTGGTTGCTGGTTACAACGATGTGAAGAGGTCCAGTGACAGAGAAGAAATTTCTGAAATCGAGAAAATGCATGATCTTTTCAAGAAATACAAATTGGATGGTCAGGTACGATGGATTTCAGCCCAAACAAACCGTGCTCAAAATGGTGAACTTTATCGTTATATTGCTGATGGAAGGGGCGTCTTTGTACAG CCAGCTTTTTATGAAGCTTTCGGGCTTACAGTTGTGGAGGCCATGACTTGTGGCCTTCCAACATTTGCTACTTGCCATGGTGGTCCAGCAGAGATAATTGAAGATGGTGTTTCAGGTTTCCATATTAATCCATATCATCCAGATAATGCAGCAGTCACTATGGtgaaatttttccagaaatGCAAGGAAGAACCAGATTACTGGGTGAAAATATCTGAAAGTGGGCTTAAAAGAATATACGAAAG GTACACTTGGAAGATCTACTCTGAACGTTTAATGACATTAGCTGGAGTTTACAGCTTCTGGAAGTATGTCTCGAAACTTGAGAGGCGCGAAACTAGGCGATATCTTGAAATGTTCTACATTCTTAAGTTCCGTGATTTG GTGAAATCAGTTCCACTGGCTGTTGATGAGCCTTAG